Proteins encoded in a region of the Prunus persica cultivar Lovell chromosome G4, Prunus_persica_NCBIv2, whole genome shotgun sequence genome:
- the LOC109948540 gene encoding BAHD acyltransferase At5g47980-like isoform X2, whose translation MKLSSVKQNMASEVKVEVIRKETIKPSSPTPHRLRTSSLSVFDQLQPDMYISLLLFYPNNISDDVVNNIDHNSLFAERSKLLKTSLSEALTQFYPFAGEFEYNVSISCNDHGAGFIESQVNCPIRKVLDKPDFGILEQLIPIPIKSKSVEAGHLLLVQVNLFECGGLTIGVNISHKVADASTLSTFIKSWATIALGSASTASDQVLLPAEFGVAATLFPPQDVFNSPQPIMELIRDNCITKRFVFDASKIAALKSKAASAAVPNPTRVEVVSALIWKCALQASRSNLGFTKPSAWVQVVNMRKRSGLAMAENILGNFVSFFTAMTMESDAVELESLVHKLRKGIDEYKEKYANGVSGEDAFQIIEGVKNLIMKDSIETYGCTSWCRFSFNQADFGWGKPSWMNFCPNESKNTTLLTDMSDGVGIEALLSLEEEHMAIFERNEDLLAYASLNPSVV comes from the coding sequence ATGAAACTCTCAAGTGTTAAACAAAATATGGCTTCAGAAGTCAAAGTTGAAGTCATTCGCAAAGAAACAATTAAGCCATCCTCTCCAACTCCTCACCGCCTTAGAACTTCCAGTCTCTCTGTTTTTGATCAGTTACAACCTGATATGTATATCTCGTTACTTCTCTTTTACCCCAACAATATTAGTGATGATGTGGTCAACAACATTGATCACAATTCCTTGTTTGCTGAGAGATCTAAGCTTCTCAAAACATCATTATCTGAAGCTCTCACCCAATTCTACCCCTTTGCGGGGGAGTTCGAATATAATGTTTCAATCAGCTGCAATGACCATGGGGCTGGATTTATTGAATCCCAAGTCAACTGTCCCATACGGAAGGTTTTGGACAAACCCGATTTCGGGATCCTGGAACAGTTGATTCCAATTccaataaaatccaaaagCGTTGAAGCAGGGCATCTTCTACTAGTCCAGGTCAACTTATTTGAATGCGGTGGATTGACAATTGGGGTCAACATTTCACATAAGGTCGCCGATGCCTCTACACTCAGCACATTCATCAAAAGCTGGGCTACAATTGCCCTTGGCTCAGCCAGTACTGCTAGTGATCAAGTTCTGCTTCCTGCTGAATTTGGTGTTGCAGCTACTCTATTCCCACCACAAGATGTCTTCAATTCACCCCAACCGATCATGGAGTTGATTAGAGACAACTGTATAACCAAGAGGTTTGTGTTTGATGCCTCAAAAATTGCTGCTCTCAAGTCCAAAGCTGCCAGTGCAGCAGTGCCAAATCCTACGCGTGTTGAAGTAGTTTCTGCACTCATTTGGAAATGTGCGTTGCAAGCATCGAGATCAAACTTGGGTTTTACAAAGCCATCGGCGTGGGTTCAAGTGGTGAACATGAGGAAAAGATCAGGGCTTGCCATGGCAGAAAACATATTGGGGAACTTTGTTTCGTTTTTTACAGCAATGACAATGGAAAGTGATGCAGTGGAACTTGAAAGCTTGGTTCATAAGTTGAGGAAGGGCATTGACGAATATAAAGAAAAGTATGCTAATGGAGTTAGTGGTGAGGATGCATTTCAAATCATCGAAGGGGTTAAGAATCTCATAATGAAGGATAGCATTGAGACCTATGGTTGCACCAGTTGGTGCAGGTTTTCCTTCAACCAAGCCGATTTTGGTTGGGGAAAGCCATCATGGATGAATTTCTGTCCCAATGAATCCAAGAATACAACTTTATTGACGGACATGAGTGATGGCGTTGGCATAGAAGCGTTGTTGAGTTTGGAAGAAGAACACATGGCCATATTTGAACGCAATGAGGACCTGCTTGCATATGCTTCTCTGAATCCGAGTGTCGTTTAA
- the LOC109948587 gene encoding uncharacterized protein LOC109948587: MELDKLRNNGWNDFIQSVQSFCEEHDLNMPDMGARHTIGTRRSCQQRDCIIVEHYYHIKVFNEVIDYQLGELNTRFPDETVELLSLSSALDPRDAFKRFNIDDICTLAEKFYPLDFNTTELHALNQQLRFYKIDMDRIQAFKNIDSIPILLERLIETKLAETYYLIDRLIHLVLTLPVSTATTERGFSCMRLIKNRLRNKIGDEFLADCMLLHIERELADNIDNESIISDFNAVKTRRVQLI, translated from the coding sequence ATGGAGCTCGATAAGTTGAGAAATAATGGTTGGAATGATTTTATACAGAGTGTGCAATCATTTTGTGAAGAACATGATCTTAACATGCCTGATATGGGTGCTCGTCATACAATAGGCACTCGCCGTTCTTGTCAACAAAGAGATTGTATCATAGTTGAGCATTATTATCATATTAAGGTATTCAACGAGGTAATAGATTATCAGTTGGGGGAGTTAAATACTAGATTTCCAGACGAGACTGTGGAACTCCTTTCTCTTAGCTCAGCATTAGATCCTCGTGATGCTTTTAAGAGATTTAACATTGATGATATATGCACTCTTGCTGAGAAATTTTACCCTTTAGATTTCAATACAACTGAGTTGCATGCTTTAAATCAGCAATTGAGATTTTATAAGATTGATATGGATCGCATTCAAGCCTTCAAGAATATTGATTCCATCCCTATATTACTTGAGCGCttaattgaaacaaaattagCAGAAACATACTACTTGATTGACAGATTGATTCATTTGGTGCTAACTCTTCCTGTGTCTACAGCAACAACAGAACGAGGATTTTCATGTATGAGACTTATTAAAAATCGGCTTCGGAATAAGATAGGTGATGAGTTTCTTGCTGATTGTATGCTACTTCATATTGAAAGAGAATTAGCTGATAATATAGATAATGAATCAATAATTAGTGATTTTAATGCTGTGAAGACTCGAAGAGTGCAACTTATATAG
- the LOC109948540 gene encoding BAHD acyltransferase At5g47980-like isoform X1, whose translation MKLSSVKQNMASEVKVEVIRKETIKPSSPTPHRLRTSSLSVFDQLQPDMYISLLLFYPNNISDDVVNNIDHNSLFAERSKLLKTSLSEALTQFYPFAGEFEYNVSISCNDHGAGFIESQVNCPIRKVLDKPDFGILEQLIPIPIKSKSVEAGHLLLVQVNLFECGGLTIGVNISHKVADASTLSTFIKSWATIALGSASTASDQVLLPAEFGVAATLFPPQDVFNSPQPIMELIRDNCITKRFVFDASKIAALKSKAASAAVPNPTRVEVVSALIWKCALQASRSNLGFTKPSAWVQVVNMRKRSGLAMAENILGNFVSFFTAMTMESDAVELESLVHKLRKGIDEYKEKYANGXSGEDFIQTMEGLKNLIMKDSIETYGCTSWCRFSFYQADFGWGKPSWMSLCHIESMNTTLLIDMSDGVGIEALLCLEEEHMAIIERNEDLLAYASLNPSVV comes from the exons ATGAAACTCTCAAGTGTTAAACAAAATATGGCTTCAGAAGTCAAAGTTGAAGTCATTCGCAAAGAAACAATTAAGCCATCCTCTCCAACTCCTCACCGCCTTAGAACTTCCAGTCTCTCTGTTTTTGATCAGTTACAACCTGATATGTATATCTCGTTACTTCTCTTTTACCCCAACAATATTAGTGATGATGTGGTCAACAACATTGATCACAATTCCTTGTTTGCTGAGAGATCTAAGCTTCTCAAAACATCATTATCTGAAGCTCTCACCCAATTCTACCCCTTTGCGGGGGAGTTCGAATATAATGTTTCAATCAGCTGCAATGACCATGGGGCTGGATTTATTGAATCCCAAGTCAACTGTCCCATACGGAAGGTTTTGGACAAACCCGATTTCGGGATCCTGGAACAGTTGATTCCAATTccaataaaatccaaaagCGTTGAAGCAGGGCATCTTCTACTAGTCCAGGTCAACTTATTTGAATGCGGTGGATTGACAATTGGGGTCAACATTTCACATAAGGTCGCCGATGCCTCTACACTCAGCACATTCATCAAAAGCTGGGCTACAATTGCCCTTGGCTCAGCCAGTACTGCTAGTGATCAAGTTCTGCTTCCTGCTGAATTTGGTGTTGCAGCTACTCTATTCCCACCACAAGATGTCTTCAATTCACCCCAACCGATCATGGAGTTGATTAGAGACAACTGTATAACCAAGAGGTTTGTGTTTGATGCCTCAAAAATTGCTGCTCTCAAGTCCAAAGCTGCCAGTGCAGCAGTGCCAAATCCTACGCGTGTTGAAGTAGTTTCTGCACTCATTTGGAAATGTGCGTTGCAAGCATCGAGATCAAACTTGGGTTTTACAAAGCCATCGGCGTGGGTTCAAGTGGTGAACATGAGGAAAAGATCAGGGCTTGCCATGGCAGAAAACATATTGGGGAACTTTGTTTCGTTTTTTACAGCAATGACAATGGAAAGTGATGCAGTGGAACTTGAAAGCTTGGTTCATAAGTTGAGGAAGGGCATTGACGAATATAAAGAAAAGTATGCTAATGGA NTTAGTGGTGaggatttcattcaaaccaTGGAAGGGCTTAAGAATCTCATAATGAAGGATAGCATTGAGACCTATGGTTGCACCAGTTGGTGCAGGTTTTCGTTCTACCAGGCCGATTTTGGTTGGGGAAAGCCATCATGGATGAGTCTCTGTCACATTGAATCCATGAATACAACTTTATTGATAGACATGAGTGATGGCGTTGGCATAGAAGCGTTGTTGTGTTTGGAAGAAGAACACATGGCCATAATTGAACGCAATGAGGACCTGCTTGCATATGCTTCTCTGAATCCGAGTGTCGTTTAA
- the LOC109948554 gene encoding T-complex protein 1 subunit gamma, with protein sequence MQAPVLVLKDSLKRESGTKVHHGNIQASKAVADIIRTTLGPRSMLKMLLDASGGIVVTNDGNAILRELDIAHPAAKSMIELSRTQDEEVGDGTTSVIVLAGEMLHVAEAFIDKHYHPTVICRAYNKALEDAIAVLDKIAMTIDVKDRATMLGLVKSCIGTKFTSQFGDLIADLALDATTIVGVDLGQGLREVDIKKYIKVEKVPGGQLEDSVVLKGVMINKDVIAPGKMRRKIFNPRIILLDCPLEYKKGENQTNAELLKEEDWGVLLKLEEEYIESLCVQILKFKPDVVITEKGLSDLACHYFSKAGVSAIRRLRKTDNNRIAKACGAVIVNRPDELQESDVGTGAGIFEVKKIGDEFFAFIVDCKEPKACTVLLRGPSKDLLNEVERNLQDAMSVARNILKNPKLVPGGGATELTVSATLKQKSSSVEGIEKWPYEAAAIAFEAIPRTLAQNCGVNVIRTMTALQGKHANGENAWIGIDGNTGVITDVKEKKIWDAYNVKAQTFKTAIEAACLLLRIDDIVSGIKKKQPPGAKAPSKPQVETEGDADNEQIIPE encoded by the exons ATGCAAGCCCCAGTACTCGTCCTGA AAGATTCATTGAAGCGTGAGTCTGGGACTAAGGTGCACCATGGTAATATCCAGGCATCAAAG GCTGTCGCTGACATAATCCGTACAACCTTGGGTCCTCGATCCATGCTCAAGATGCTACTTGATGCTAGTGGAG GAATTGTGGTGACTAATGATGGAAATGCCATTCTGCGTGAATTAGATATTGCACACCCAGCAGCAAAG TCAATGATTGAACTAAGTCGGACACAAGATGAAGAAGTAGGTGATGGAACTACATCCGTCATTGTCCTTG CTGGTGAGATGCTCCATGTTGCAGAAGCATTTATTGACAAGCATTATCATCCTACTGTCATTTGCCGAG CATACAACAAAGCTCTGGAGGATGCTATTGCGGTTCTTGACAAAATAGCAATGACCATTGATGTGAAGGATC GTGCAACAATGTTGGGGCTGGTCAAAAGTTGTATCGGTACAAAGTTCACTAGTCAATTTGGGGATTTAATTGCT GATTTAGCACTTGACGCTACCACAATAGTAGGGGTGGACCTTGGCCAGGGTCTGCGGGAAGTGGATATTAAAAAGTACATAAAGGTTGAGAAGGTTCCTGGTGGCCAGTTGGAAGATTCAGTGGTTCTCAAAGGAGTAATGATTAACAAAGATGTTATTGCACCTggaaaaatgagaagaaagaTTTTCAACCCACGCATCATTCTTCTTGATTGTCCTCTTGAATATAAGAAAGGTGAGAACCAAACAAATGCTGAGTTgcttaaagaagaagattggggAGTCCTGCtaaaattggaagaagaataCATCGAGAGCCTATGCGTGCAAATATTGAAGTTTAAACCAGATGTGGTTATCACAGAAAAGGGGCTTAGTGACTTGGCATGCCATTATTTTAGCAAGGCCGGCGTCAGTGCAATCAGGAGGTTGCGGAAAACAGATAATAACCGAATTGCCAAGGCTTGTGGGGCTGTAATTGTTAACAGACCAGATGAATTGCAAGAGTCTGATGTTGGTACAGGCGCTGGGATATTTGAGGTTAAGAAAATTGGTGATGAGTTTTTTGCATTCATTGTTGATTGCAAAGAGCCTAAAGCATGTACTGTACTCTTGAGAGGTCCTAGTAAGGATCTCTTAAATGAAGTGGAAAGGAATTTGCAG GATGCCATGTCTGTAGCAAGAAACATCCTCAAGAATCCGAAACTTGTTCCTGGTGGTGGTGCTACAGAGTTAACTGTATCTGCTACATTGAAGCAAAAGAGTTCATCTGTAGAAGGTATAGAAAAG TGGCCGTATGAAGCTGCTGCTATAGCTTTTGAGGCTATACCACGTACTTTGGCTCAGAATTGCGGGGTGAATGTGATTAGAACAATGACGGCGCTGCAGGGAAAG cATGCAAATGGTGAAAATGCATGGATTGGCATTGATGGTAACACTGGTGTGATAACTGatgtgaaagagaaaaag ATATGGGATGCCTACAACGTGAAGGCCCAGACTTTTAAAACGGCCATAGAAGCTGCTTGCCTACTTCTCAGAATCGATGACATTGTGAGTGGGATCAAGAAGAAGCAGCCTCCTGGTGCCAAAGCTCCTTCGAAGCCTCAAGTTGAGACAGAAGGCGATGCAGATAATGAGCAAATAATTCCCGAGTGA
- the LOC109948881 gene encoding vinorine synthase-like, producing the protein MAPDLIKVEIIERQTVKPSSPTPHSSRTIQLSVLDQMVLSHVYFPTLLFYSGNNNITGSGGGATSTDMAAMRMERDYCQHLIRSLAKTLTHFYPLAGRLSKGYDMIQCTDDGAEFVTARVKCSLSRIFEHPDFEMLTGLVPAVGQPDGDGDGVSTRLPLLAVQANLFECGGIAIGLNFSHKVVDGITASAFISCWAKTALDDGDDDQVPFMVPKFDAASYFPPLDFLNSSQPSSAELVGIIKQDKCITKRFVFDNSKIATLQSNLASAVAPHAPTRVLVVSALIWKCAMEASSKSSNIPPSSFLLTMDLRRWFEPPLPQNLAGNVVGILVVTATASLKGQEESNETIDLKDLVAKLSKGFRFMKPILDGESRHGLAFLVLVVRMRFI; encoded by the exons ATGGCCCCAGACTTGATCAAGGTTGAAATCATTGAGAGGCAAACAGTCAAACCATCATCCCCAACTCCTCATTCCTCGAGAACCATACAGCTCTCTGTTTTGGATCAGATGGTTCTTAGTCACGTTTACTTCCCAACGCTTCTCTTCTATTCCGGCAACAATAATATTACTGGTTCAGGAGGTGGAGCTACTTCTACAGACATGGCGGCCATGAGGATGGAGAGAGATTATTGTCAGCATCTAATTCGGTCATTAGCTAAAACTCTCACTCACTTCTACCCTCTAGCAGGAAGATTGAGTAAAGGCTATGACATGATCCAATGCACTGATGATGGAGCTGAGTTCGTGACGGCCCGAGTCAAATGTTCCTTATCGCGGATTTTTGAACATCCAGATTTCGAGATGCTAACTGGGCTCGTCCCAGCAGTTGGTCAACCTGacggtgatggtgatggtgttTCCACGAGGCTCCCGTTGCTTGCTGTGCAAGCCAACTTGTTCGAGTGTGGAGGAATAGCAATAGGGTTGAATTTTTCACATAAGGTTGTTGATGGCATCACAGCTAGCGCCTTCATCAGTTGTTGGGCCAAAACAGCCCTCGATGATGGTGACGATGATCAGGTACCCTTCATGGTCCCAAAATTTGATGCTGCGTCTTATTTTCCACCACTAGATTTCTTAAACTCATCACAGCCATCATCAGCTGAGCTGGTGGGCATCATTAAACAAGACAAGTGCATAACAAAGAGATTTGTGTTTGATAACTCAAAGATTGCCACCCTCCAATCAAATTTGGCCAGCGCAGTGGCACCTCATGCACCGACACGTGTCCTTGTAGTTTCAGCACTCATTTGGAAATGTGCAATGGAAGCATCATCCAAATCATCAAACATACCACCATCTTCGTTCCTACTAACTATGGACTTGCGTAGATGGTTTGAGCCACCCTTGCCACAAAACTTGGCTGGGAACGTTGTTGGTATTTTAGTAGTCACCGCAACAGCATCATTAAAAGGTCAAGAAGAGAGTAATGAGACAATAGATCTAAAAGACTTGGTTGCCAAACTCAGTAAAG GTTTCCGTTTTATGAAGCCGATTTTGGATGGGGAGAGCCGACATGGGTTAGCGTTCCTAGTATTGGTTGTAAGGATGCGTTTTATCTGA